A single Streptomyces mirabilis DNA region contains:
- a CDS encoding DUF6415 family natural product biosynthesis protein gives MRLSLVPRGGDIQGGSGGRGSVTVERAPQRDHVVAASETVTLVLGDDSPLPESASDVEDLVRRLRGHVAQLGARTASGTPVLLRAQRLCSESVPEGYMPSRVYLVQLAEATQELVAYVERVGPGAMLPRRRRRWRKPRINVLRRAVFAVALACLVWAASVPRT, from the coding sequence ATGCGTCTTTCGCTGGTCCCTCGCGGAGGAGACATCCAGGGCGGGAGCGGAGGGCGAGGGTCCGTCACCGTGGAGCGGGCGCCGCAGCGTGATCACGTGGTGGCCGCGTCGGAGACGGTGACGCTCGTGCTGGGCGATGATTCGCCGCTGCCCGAGAGCGCTTCTGATGTGGAGGACCTCGTTCGCCGTCTGCGCGGTCACGTTGCCCAGTTGGGAGCACGGACCGCTTCGGGCACCCCTGTGTTGCTGCGCGCGCAGAGGCTCTGCTCGGAGAGCGTTCCGGAGGGCTACATGCCCAGCCGGGTGTACCTGGTCCAGCTCGCCGAAGCGACCCAGGAACTGGTCGCGTATGTGGAGCGCGTCGGCCCCGGGGCGATGCTCCCGAGGCGCAGGCGGCGTTGGCGGAAGCCGAGGATCAACGTGCTGCGCAGGGCGGTCTTCGCTGTTGCCCTCGCCTGCTTGGTCTGGGCCGCTTCGGTGCCGCGGACATGA
- a CDS encoding Tat pathway signal protein, whose product MARERNVALAALLREAGWSQPQAAAAVARVAAESGVRELEAISRSHISMWVLGTKPSGRAPHILRETLSRRLGRRLTLADLGLEEEPTGTTDSGSDWSVDPLTALAELGSDDLDMHRRKLLATAAYSAAGLALPTASWWAAAPAAAANRRPVSPRSVTQVDIDDVRDLTVYYSARDQQRGGASGRKALASHLLDEAVPLLGGRFRTDQLRRDTYSAVAEMTYLAGWMAFDASEHRTAQRYLTIAARIAAEAGDGPLGGHVLRALAHQAVDLGHPRRALALADASMSRDRYGQASNREKALLAIVHARALAADGDRAGTLAAISRAERDLARADTVEAPARVGFFQEASLAHETACALRDMGQPLDAEIHFKRSVATRRRQQYARTHSVTLGYLGAVQVQQGRLDEACATWNQALDAMTGVQSGRARDVIVRLQSDLSPVRQRGGRHVTELDHRARSMLRAIG is encoded by the coding sequence ATGGCCCGTGAACGAAACGTCGCCCTCGCCGCACTCCTGCGCGAAGCAGGCTGGTCCCAGCCGCAAGCAGCCGCTGCCGTTGCCCGGGTGGCCGCGGAGAGCGGCGTGCGTGAGCTGGAGGCGATCTCCCGCTCGCACATTTCCATGTGGGTCCTGGGCACGAAGCCGAGTGGCAGAGCGCCGCATATCCTGCGCGAGACGCTGTCCCGCAGACTCGGCCGCCGCCTCACCTTGGCCGACCTCGGGCTGGAAGAAGAGCCGACAGGCACGACCGACAGCGGTTCCGACTGGAGCGTCGACCCTCTGACCGCATTGGCCGAGCTGGGAAGCGACGATCTCGACATGCACCGACGCAAGCTGCTGGCCACCGCCGCCTACTCCGCGGCTGGCCTCGCCCTGCCTACCGCCTCGTGGTGGGCAGCCGCCCCTGCCGCAGCGGCGAACCGTCGACCGGTATCCCCGCGCTCGGTGACCCAGGTGGACATCGACGACGTCCGCGACCTCACGGTCTACTACTCCGCGCGTGACCAGCAGCGAGGCGGCGCCTCCGGCCGCAAGGCCCTTGCCAGCCACCTGCTCGACGAAGCGGTGCCGCTGCTCGGCGGTCGATTCCGCACGGATCAGCTCCGTCGCGACACGTACTCGGCCGTGGCAGAGATGACCTATCTCGCCGGCTGGATGGCCTTCGATGCCAGTGAGCACCGCACCGCCCAGCGCTACCTCACCATCGCCGCCCGGATCGCGGCGGAAGCCGGAGACGGACCGCTCGGCGGCCATGTCCTGCGCGCCCTCGCCCACCAGGCCGTGGACCTCGGGCATCCGCGTAGGGCGCTCGCCCTGGCCGACGCCTCGATGTCCCGCGACCGCTACGGCCAGGCCAGCAATCGTGAGAAGGCACTGCTGGCGATCGTCCATGCACGCGCACTCGCGGCCGACGGCGACCGGGCCGGCACTCTCGCGGCCATCAGCCGCGCAGAGCGGGACCTTGCCCGCGCCGACACAGTCGAGGCGCCGGCCCGCGTCGGCTTCTTCCAGGAAGCGTCCCTCGCCCACGAAACTGCCTGTGCTCTGCGCGACATGGGCCAGCCGCTCGACGCGGAGATCCACTTCAAGCGCAGCGTTGCCACCCGCCGACGCCAGCAGTACGCCCGAACCCACAGCGTCACACTCGGCTACCTCGGCGCCGTCCAGGTCCAGCAAGGCCGCCTCGACGAGGCATGCGCCACCTGGAACCAAGCACTCGACGCCATGACTGGCGTCCAGTCTGGCCGCGCCCGCGACGTCATCGTCCGCCTCCAGAGCGACCTCTCGCCCGTCCGACAACGTGGGGGCCGCCATGTCACCGAACTGGACCACCGGGCACGGAGCATGCTGCGGGCCATAGGCTGA